From the genome of Thermodesulfobacteriota bacterium, one region includes:
- a CDS encoding DUF4157 domain-containing protein, with amino-acid sequence MCKRTKSTAKVLDRKIENLSPQTKKTNLSKPVSSPVDHILSLQRTIGNQAVEGFLKSGVIQAKLTIGQPGDVYEQEADRVAEQVMRMPEPSKARSNGVSEYTEMPSIQRVCTECEEELQRQTQDSELGEPSKARRKGYYEYAEMPSIQRVCAECEEEVHRQTNNLELGHLVLGNSVEAQINSVRRGGQPLPESVRDFFEPRFGQDFSGVKVHTDSQGNESAKSVNALAYTIGTDIVFGAGQYAPGTESGKRLIAHELTHVVQQKPHWAPTVHRQKGKEESSEAKRKNLYFVIGDAKLNVGGGVFLKNLEALRTQLLKTSSTGEWTLTITIHGAETFFASSAGDVTGGITESDPKAYNKSKINTIFGDKKFQAWREKHGPTRVNLLSCQIGNELENTFLKLVLHPTSNQRAVGLGQGCILYNTAVEATINDKHIKTRKEYDGLSEPDQKKVLKTLTELNDQYGYNGIKIDSADILDYYFDVAPEGLWVTVNVLTKKGTLLPYLGRQSNTTFITECDPNSLRQRQPRVPRVPD; translated from the coding sequence ATGTGCAAAAGGACTAAATCAACAGCTAAAGTGCTTGATAGAAAGATAGAGAATTTATCTCCTCAGACAAAGAAGACCAATCTCTCTAAACCCGTAAGCTCTCCCGTTGATCACATCTTGTCTCTACAAAGGACTATTGGCAATCAGGCAGTGGAGGGGTTCCTTAAATCAGGTGTGATTCAAGCCAAGCTTACCATCGGCCAGCCTGGAGATGTTTACGAGCAGGAAGCGGATAGAGTGGCAGAGCAAGTAATGAGGATGCCGGAACCGAGCAAGGCTCGGAGCAATGGAGTTTCCGAGTATACCGAGATGCCGAGTATTCAGAGGGTGTGTACGGAGTGTGAGGAGGAATTGCAGAGACAAACTCAAGACTCGGAACTTGGAGAACCGAGCAAGGCTCGGAGGAAGGGATATTACGAGTATGCCGAGATGCCGAGTATTCAGAGGGTGTGTGCGGAGTGTGAGGAGGAGGTACACAGACAAACAAATAACTTGGAACTTGGACACTTGGTACTAGGAAACTCCGTAGAGGCACAAATCAACAGCGTTAGACGTGGTGGCCAGCCTTTACCTGAATCGGTTAGGGATTTCTTCGAGCCGAGGTTTGGACAGGATTTTAGTGGAGTAAAAGTGCACACCGATTCTCAGGGCAATGAATCGGCAAAGTCCGTGAATGCACTGGCATACACCATAGGGACAGATATTGTGTTTGGCGCTGGACAGTATGCGCCGGGGACTGAGTCGGGGAAAAGGTTGATTGCTCATGAGTTGACCCATGTGGTGCAGCAGAAACCACATTGGGCCCCTACGGTTCATCGGCAGAAGGGGAAAGAAGAGTCGTCCGAAGCAAAACGGAAAAACCTGTATTTCGTCATCGGTGATGCAAAGCTAAACGTTGGCGGAGGCGTATTTCTCAAGAACCTGGAGGCCCTGCGGACCCAGTTGTTAAAAACGTCTTCGACCGGAGAATGGACATTAACCATCACCATTCATGGAGCGGAAACGTTCTTTGCATCAAGTGCGGGGGACGTCACCGGCGGTATTACGGAAAGTGACCCAAAGGCATATAACAAAAGCAAGATAAACACGATCTTCGGTGACAAAAAGTTTCAGGCGTGGCGCGAAAAGCACGGCCCAACCAGGGTCAACCTGCTGAGCTGCCAGATTGGCAACGAATTGGAAAACACCTTCCTCAAACTGGTCCTGCACCCCACTTCTAATCAGCGGGCCGTCGGGCTCGGGCAAGGCTGTATCCTGTATAATACGGCTGTAGAAGCCACTATAAATGACAAACACATCAAGACCAGAAAGGAGTATGACGGCCTCTCTGAACCGGACCAAAAAAAGGTACTGAAGACCTTGACGGAGCTGAATGACCAGTACGGATACAACGGTATAAAAATAGATTCTGCAGATATCCTCGACTATTATTTCGATGTTGCGCCTGAGGGATTATGGGTAACTGTAAATGTCCTAACGAAGAAGGGGACGCTACTCCCCTATCTGGGGAGGCAAAGCAACACGACCTTTATAACTGAATGTGACCCGAATAGCCTAAGGCAGCGTCAACCCAGAGTCCCCCGTGTTCCTGATTAA